The Polyangium aurulentum genomic interval TCCCCGTCTCGTGTACATCAACGACATTCACCGGCAGTGCATACTGCTCGCCCGTGGGCCGCTCGAGCATGTCGAGCACCACTGCCGTCGTGCGGATGCGAAGCGTGGCAGTCCTTCCTGCTCGGTCGTCCCGAGGTCGCACGAATAACCGATGGATTCCACGGACCCGCGTACGTGCAAGCACGTCCGTCAGGCGCTTCTTGCGCCTGCCATGCTGAATGAAGCGAGATCCGTATGTCGAACGGACCGTGAACCATTGCCCCGTACTGTGCAGAGTTTTGAGTGTGGCATATCGGTCCCCCTCGCGGTCGAGTTGGAACCACACTCGCGTCGTTGATGCGACCAGACGCTCCTTGCTCGCCTCGATCGTGCGGAGCCAGTGTCGAGTCTCTTTCGCCGCCACCACACGCAGGTGACAGTCGTTTCGTTTCTTCTGGGGCACACGGTTCCACCATTGCTGGTCGAGGATCCCCAGCGGAACACCATCGGGAGAAACCGCGTATGCGTGGACGACCTTAAGCCCCCGAGCGCCCAGCGTCGTGCTCCCGACTGCACCGAAATCCTTCGCGTACTTCCGGTCGGTCAACCGGAGGCTCGTGCCGTCGACGACCACGAAGATGAACGGCTGTCCCTCGCATCGGCCGGCGGTCGCGACGGCCATCGCGTCGAGGATATCACTCTCTCGAATGTGCGGATTCGCAAGGAAATCGTGGGTTCCTTGCTGCTCGGCATGGCAGCGAAACACCTCCAAGACCGTCCCGCCCGGGTGGCGCGCGGCCTCCGCTGCCATCCGAACCAGACGAACGGTCCTGCGCGCGTCGCCGAGCTGTGCATGACCGAACTCCTCGTGTGCCCACTCCCGTGTCTCTTGCCGGCTTGCCAACATCGCAGCCCTGAGCGACCGAGAGCCCCTACAAATTCCCGGGAAAACCAGGATGCGATCAATGCTCAGCCACCTTCGTGGGCTGATCGGACGGAGAGACGACAATGGCGAATGGTGAACAGAATGCACAGAAGTTGCTCGAGTTCTTCGCCCAGACGGACGCGAACGGCGAGACCGCCAATGGCGCATCTCCGCCACGCTCACCCTTCGGGATCCGGCTGCCTTCGGGTCGGACCCTGTTCTGGCGGACCTGCCCACGGTTGTGGTGGGGCCGCTGATCCACAAGCGGCAGGTCGTGGCGCTCGCAAAGTATCCCGGAAGCGTGCTCAAGTGGTCGTTGCGCTTCGAGAGCGACGCAGCCCGCGCAAAAGCGCGCGTATGGCTGCACCCCGGCATTTCGTCGACGGGCGAATGCGGCATCTTCGTCGTACCGCATGGCCGTGTGTCATGATCTCGCTACAAGAGCCGACCGAGGCCCCATCGAGGATCCTCACCGTCGAGGGATGGCTCTCGCTCGAGGAAGATTACCTGCCACGTGTCTGCTCGGGTGAGCTGCGCGACGCGCCCCCCGAGGCCCAGGCCGCGCTCGTGATTGCCGCGCGCACCTACGTGCTCCGCGCGATGCGAGACGATCCCAGGCTCGGGCGCTCGAGACCGATTCCAAACGGGGAGGGCTTTCAAGTCTTCGCCGGACACGCGACGGCGGCTTGCACCGTGGCGGCAACACGCACGCGAGGCCTGGTCGTGCGGCACAATGGGCGGATGATCCTGGCAAACTACGTGGCTGGCGCGCCTTGGATGAACGACGGCACTCTCGGAAGGGACGTGACGAACACCGAGCGATGGGTCACGTACAACGCTGGACGGAGCGGAGCTGTGGTGATCCCAACGCGCCTGAGCCTCGCCACGCATCCTGGTAACCGTGGGTGCATGAGCCAAAACGGCGCTCATTACCTGGCTGCGCGCGGCTACGGATACCAGACGATCCTGCGTTACTTCTATGGTGATGACATCGAGCTCTTCAAACTCAAAACGGAGGGGAACGGGCGGCTCGTAGGCGTGCTCGCGCTCGCTGCGCTCGGGCTGTTGATCATTGAGGGCGAGCGAAACTGAGAACGTAAACCTGCGCCGCGGCGAATCCCGAGCCCTTGGCAGCCCTCACGATAATCTTCGTTGAAATTCCGACGCTATGGTAGTGATGGATACATCCTCCCCTGCGGCTACCAAGCACGGCTAAAGGGCCGACCGACGGTGGCACCATGGGTAGGCTCCCGCCACAGGCGGACAATACCGCGGACGTCACGAACGCGACGAAACGAGCTAGGTCATTCATCTCTGTCGCGATCTTTGATCGCGGTGGAGGGAGCCCCGTTGCGCTCCGACCGCTCCTGAAGGAGCGGCCGGATTTTCTCCTGAAACTCGCGCAACTGGTCCGGCGACATCTTTCGCAGCATGTCGACGAAACGGTCTCGCTCGTCCTCGTCCGGGAAGATGACGAAGCACACGAGTGGAAGGCGCAGAGCAGTCGAGAGCGCAGCGAGCACCGTCAACCCCATCATGATCTGGCCGTTCTCCAGGCACGAGAGATGTCTCAGGGACAAACCGGAGGCTTCGGCAAGCTCGTCGAGCGTCATGCCCTGCTCCATGCGTAGCTCGCGGAGGCGAGCGCCATACTTTACTGCGAGATACTGGGTCTGTCTGGGCACACACCTACTATGCACGACCCGGGACAAACCGGGCAAGGGGAAATCGACAGCGGGGAAAAGTTTGCCGCGGTTTGTCTAGGCTCCAGCCGCTGGTGCCCAGCCCACCATCACCGGACCGCTTGCCACGGCGCGGCTCCTTCTTCTAGGCTGCTCCTCGTCTCATGCGCGCCGCTGCCCCGCTCCTCGCCGCTGCTGCTCTGCTTGCAGCCACACGCGCGAGCGCCGAACCTCCGCCGAAGATCGCGACGCGGCTCGTGTACACCACCGCGCCCGGGATCGCGGGCTGCCCCAGCGAGGCGGCCCTGACAGACATGATCGGCTTCGCTGGCCGTTTGCGCTCGTGGGGTTCGAGTTTTGAGGGCTTGCCGGGCTGTTTGCCGCGGAAAATGCCTACGCCTCCACCCAGCCGTCTCTCTGGATGGGCCTTGCTTCTGCCTGCTTCACGCCGCGGCCGTTCATGCTTTGCGGGCTCGGGGCTTTCGGCCGCTACTCTGGCACCGTCCAGGTGACGACGGATACTTTCGACGTCGCGCGGTCCGAGCAAGAATCAACGCTGCGCACCTGGTTCGGGTTGCGTGTCGGAGCCGACTGGAAGCTGCACGATCGCTTCTCGTTGCGGTTCTCGGGCGACGCTATGCTCGCTACGAACGTCGAAACCTGGAACGTCATCCGCCCCGCCGGGGGAGAGAGCGACGTTCTGTGGCAAACGCCAGACTTCTTTGCGACGATCGGGGCTGCGGGCGTTGTGAGGTTCTAGGTGACAAACCTGCTATTCTGTGATAAGGTGGCACACATGGTCTCCACCAAAAGGCGCTGGGTTGCTGTTTCTGCCACCATCGGCACGCTGCTCGTGGGCTGTGCGGATGGGGAGAGGAACTTCTACCTCACCGAGCGCGATGCCGGCGCGCCGACCGATGCTGGAGACGGCGGCGAAGGCGGCGGGGGTGGATCAGGGGGCGACGAAGACGCCGGCCCAAGTTGCAATGGCCAATGCGTTCCCCTGACGCCGGCTGGTTTCATCCAGCCCATGCTCGTCTGGATGGGGCCTGAGGACCAGGCGCCCGCATGTCCCGAGTCGGCCCCGTCAAGCAGTACACGGGCCACAGGCAGCTCGTCATTCCCGACACGACGTGCCCGGCTTGCACCTGCCTCCCCTCGACAGGCTCGTGCGGTCTGCCGTCCGCGTTCACGGCATACACCTCGGCCGGCTGCGATCTCCCTGCCGCGGAGACCTCGTTCGACGCCCCAGCGGGCTGGGATGGCTCCTGCTCCGCCACGAAATTGCCAAGCGCGGCGATCTTCTCCGCCGCTGGCTCCTTTCTTTGGTCGTGCCTGCCGCCGAGGTAGACGCCCTCAGTCAAGAGATCTCGTACCGCGCAATCAAGGGCCTACCGAGCTACGACCCCGAGAAAGGACCGCTCGAGGGCTGGCTCTGGACGATCGTGTACCGCGCCGCGGCTGAATTCCACGAACGCGCGCAACAGGAGACCAGGCGGGCGCGCGCCGTTGGCGAAGCGCTCGTGACCGAAGCCCGAGCCCGTCCGAATCCGGAGGACGAGATCATGGCCGCCCAACGCTATCACGCGGTGCATGAGATCCTCCCCGAGATGGATCCCGCACGACGTGCGGTGTTGATGGCGCAATACTTCGAGGATCAGAGCGTGGAGGAGGTCTCCGCGTCGATGGAGATTCCCCCCGGCACGGTGAAGACCAGGCTCCGAGCTGCGCGCAACGATGTGGACGAGGAACTGGGAAGGCGAGGTTTGCGCGGGGCGCTCGTCCTGCCGTTCGCAGCTTCGCTGCTCTGGGTCAAGGAAGCACGCGCAGCCACGGGAACGAGCTCTTCCGCGCCACGGAATCGCTGGCTGGGACGCATCCTGAAGGTGCTCGGGGGTGAGCCGTTCAAAGGCGCTGCGCTCCTCGGGGCCGGTGTTATCGCTGGTGCGGCCGGGCTGGCCTTGATGCGGCCAGCGCCGGGACCGCGGGCGGCGAGTTCCCACGTGGGCATGCTGGTCGTTACGACCAGGAGTTTACGAACGAGCCGGTCCCGCACCTGCGGTTGGTCGTCGACCAGGAATTGCAGAAGTCGAAATCCGTTTCGCCGCTTCCCCCCAAATAGATAGACAGAAGCAATCAGTTTGACGCTGACGCTCCCGGCTCGCAGCCGGCCGCGGCGCAGGCGCGCACTTGCCCTGCCCTTTCTCGCGCGCACGCGCCGCGGTCGATTAGGGATCGAGCGCGTTTTCTCTGAGTCGAGGGGACAACTCCCCGTTCGCAGCTGGCCGCGGAGCCGCGGTCTGCACGGGCGCGGCATTCGTGGACAAGGCTCGGCGGCCGACTGCGGACGGAGGGAAACTTCCATCTATCATTTGCTTGCGGGGCGGGAAAACCGCCCCGTTCGCAGTCGGCCGCGGAGTGGGTCTGCGTCTGGGCACACACACACACGAGGAACGGCTCCGCGGCCGTCTGCGAACGGGCAGGCCATTGCTTAAGAGGGAGAACGTATGCACGGTGAGATGGCCCTCGCGTACGACGATTCCGATGATGAGAAGACGCCCATCCCTGGAGCGGATGAGGTGGACGATAGTGCGCTGACCGTCGTCATGCGGCGGCAATCGCTCGAGATTGCTGCCCCGCCGCGCATTACGAGGAACTCGCCACCGGCAGCCGAGGATCTGCGCCCCACGCTTTACGATCCGAACTGCATCCCCTCGTGGTGGCGCAGGTGCGGGGCATGGATCGGACACGCAGGACGCGCTCTTGCGCGGCGCCTTCGCCCCGTGCGCGTACTTCCCGAGCTGCCCCCGCTACCGCCGCCGACGCGTGGTGGCACGCTCGTCTGCGCGAACGCAGCGAATCTCGAAGAGGTGTTCATCTGCTCTGGCGGCTCGACCCCGAGGAGCTCCGGGCCGTCGGCCGGCTCGTGCATCACGTCCTCGCCGTGCGTCACCTCGGGACCGAGCCAATGACCAACGCGCACGTGCTGTTCGTGTTTGTCGCGGCTCTGGCCCGATGGTGACGGCACCGTGATTCTCGAGCGGCTCCGCGATAGGATGGCCCGCACGCCGCGGCCGCTCCTGGACGACGCGCTACTGCGGCTCGATGCGTCAGGAGAGATTGAACTCTCTCCGGCGCAGGAGAACGACGTGCGGGGCGAGAGGGCGGCGTTGCGGCATCCCACGCGCGGCCCGTTATCGCGGTGTGCCGTGTGGGAAGCGGAATGACGGGGAAGCGCGAGCCGACGAACGACGAGGATCAAGCCTTCTACGTGGCCTTTGGGCAGCGAGTCAGGGCGCTGCGGGACGAGAAGAAGCTTTCCTTGGCGGCGTTGGCGGCGCGTGCCGGTATCACGCCTCGGCGGCTCGCGTACTTGGAGGGCGGGCTCGTCGTTTCGTTGATCCCGATGGGAACGCTGACGGCTATCGCGGCTGCGCTGGGGGTGAAGACGTTCGATCTGTTCAACGTCGAGCACGCCACGAACGAGGTTGCGGGGCTGCTGGAGGATCTGCGGGGCGAGCCGGCAGAGAAGATTCAGGCGGCGCGGATGGCGCTCGAGGCAGAGGGGGGCGCGAACGCCGGGGGCAGTGCGCCGATCTCGAGGGAGTCTGGCAAGCCGTAGACGACGTCGGTGACGAGGAGCTCCGATGGGCGATCGAGCACGCGTCGCCGGGCGGTTCGCGAGCTGGTGCGGCAGGACCGCCAATGTCGAAGGTCGAGAAGAGGGTGCCTCTGGGAGCGCACCCCGAGCGATCAACCGTGCATTCCGGCCGAGGTGCACGCGATCGCAAGATTTGCCAAGATCGGCTCGCTGCGGCTGCCCTAGGCTGGAGCCCGCCCAGGAGGAGCCCGCATGTACGACCATATCGGTTTGAAGGTGAAGGATCTGAAGGCCAGCGCGCGCTTTTACAAGGCAGTGCTGGAGCCCTTGGGTTACGTGCCCGACAGCTCCGGCACCGGCTTCGGTCCCGACAACGCGCCGGCGTTGTGGCTCTACCAAGCCGAGGAAACGCACGTTGCAGGCGCGCATATCGCACTGCGAGCAAAAAACCGAGCGGCGGTCGACCGTTTCCACCAGGTAGGTCTCGAGGCCGGCGCCCGCGATCATGGCCACCCGGGCCTGCGCTCGGATTACGGTCCGGCCTACTACGCTGCCTTCATCCTCGCCCCGGACGGTAACAACGTCGAAGCGGTTTGCCTCGCGGAGGAGCGCTAGACATGGCCTCGATTCACCGGGAAATACTCATCGATGCACCACCCGAGCTGGTGTGGGACGCCGTGCGCGACGTCGGCGCGCTGCACACACGCCTGGTGCCTGGCTTCGTCACGGATACACGCTTGGAGGAAGGCGCGCGTATCGTGACCTTCGGAAACGGAATGGTGGTCCGCGAGCTCATCATCGATATCGATGACACCGCACGACGCATCGCGTGGTCAGCCGTCGGCACGCAGATGACGCACCACAACGCTTCGTTTCAGGTACTCGCCGACGGCGGCCGCACCCGCGGCGTATGGATCGCCGACCTTCTGCCGAGCGAGCTTGCGCCCCAGATCACCGCCATGATCGAGCAGGGCCTCTCGGCGATGAGGAAGGCGATGGAGTCGGAAAGCCCTCACGGCTGAATCATGGCCAATATCGCGAGATCTTCCGACAAGGTTGCCCGGCCGCGCGCCGCGAGGTAATGTCGACGGACCATGGCGGTCACCACGTTGCTCCAGCGATGCTCGATGTCGGTCCTCGATTATCGCTGCGCAGCCGGACCGTCGGACGTGCCGTTCGTCGAGGAACACAAGAGCTTCTCGGTCTCCTACGTGAGGACGGGGAGCTTCGGTTACCGCGTCGGAGGAAAGGCATTCGAGCTCGTGGCCGGATCGATCCTGGTCGGTCACCCGGGCGATGAGTACATGTGCACGCACGAGCACGTGCGCGGGGACGAGTGTCTGTCGTTCCAGCTCTCGTCCGATCTGGTGGCGTCGATCGGCGATCGCCCCAATATCTGGAGGACCGGCGGCGTGCCGCCGCTACCCGAGCTCATGGTGCTCGGCGAGCTGGCACAGGCGGCCGCGGAGGGCCGGAGCGACGTCGGCCTGGACGAGGTGGGGATGCTCTTCGCGGCCCGCTTCGTGGAGGTCTCGTCGGGCCGAAGGCATGCACTCGCCGAGGTCCGCGCACTCGATCGCCGCCGGGCGGTCGAGGCGGCGCTCTGGATGGACGCCCGTTCGCACGAGCCCATCCACCTCGAAGACGCTGCGAGCGAGGTCGGCCTCTCCGCCTTCCACTTCCTGCGGCTCTTCGCGCGCGTCCTCGGGGTGACGCCGCACCAATACCTCGTGCGCTCGCGCCTCCGCCGCGCGGCACGCCTCCTCACCGACGAAGCCCGGTCAATCACCGACATCGCGTTCGAGGCGGGCTTCGGCGATCTCTCGAACTTCATCCGCACGTTCCATCGCGCCGCCGGGATCTCGCCGCGGGGCTTCCGGAAAGCGGCGAGGGGAGATCGCAAGACCCTCCAGGATCGGCTCTCGCGCGCGAAGGGCCGACCATTGTAGCGACTGGCGGTCGCCAAGGCGTACGAGCCAAACGAGCCGGAATACTCTCGATTTCCTGCACAAGCCACGAGCACCAGTCATGCAGAGTCCTATGTTCGTCTCGAGTTTTACATGCGGCTCTGATCTCGATTCGTTCTGGTGTCGTGAGCCGATGATATATCGCTCGGTACTGGGTCCAGTGGGCGATGCTATCAGCCGGGAGTGGGCATGCTGCCTGTATTAGAAGCGGGCAGGCACGATCGCAGCGAAGATCCAGCAGATCACCAAGTCGTAGCAATGTAGCCAGTAGCCGAATATTCACTCGCTCCCCAAGGATGTCGCGAGCCTCAGGGAAACGCACGGTGTCCTCGAGTTCCCACTTATCGAGACCGTGCCCGACACAAACGTCGGCTATCGCCGCCAGTAGCATGGGCTCGTCAAAATCAAACTGTCCGAGTTCGAGCGTGTGACGTCGAACGAGTGCGCCTGCTCGTCTGTGGTGCTCGCGACGCATGAATTCTGCAATCAAAAGCCGGGTTGCGCGATCTGAGCAGCGCTCTGGCGCATCTCCTCAATCTGCTTCCACCGCTTCGCAGCACCGCCCTCTGTTGTCCAAACGAGCCACACGTCGGAGGATAGAACGGCATGCTTCTCACTCTCAGCAACAACCATACCAGCATCGTGCAGGTATGCCGCCGCGATTAGCACATACGTCTCGATTGCACTGAGATCAATATTCGGCTTCGTCTTCTGCTGCGGAAACAGGATGTTGGAGACTGCGTTAACGATTTCGTCCGAGTGATCGATCGTATGGTTTGTATAGTGCCCAAATGTCTGGGGGACATACGTGAGCCACCTCGTCACTCTAGTCCGCAGTTCCGCGAGCTTTGCATGGAGTTCCGGCTTCTTTCGCTTTTGATGCTTTGCAAGCGGGGAGGAAGGCAGCGGCTCAAGTTTCATGATGAACGTTTCCGGGGCAGGCACGACATCACACAGCGCTGTCAGCTCCAGTCCAGTCGCAAGCTATTCTACAGGGACGGCAGAGCCACCCAGGACGGAAGCAACCAAGAGGCCGCCAGTGCACTCATGCCGCTGTGTTTTCCGCGGGACGCGACTGCCAAGCAGGAGCGAGCGCTCGGCCCTGAACCCCGGCGGCGCGAAGGGCACGACCGCCTAGCGGGAGCCCATCCCCGCCCGACGCTACTGGCCACGACGTTCACCTGGCATCTCGACCGCCCTTGCTATGGATGTCGTTGCGCGTCGCCTGCGACAGCTCGCGCTGCGCCGGCTCCACGTCGAGTTCCGCGGCGGCTGCGCCGTCGACCTTGCCGAACGGCCGATCGCCGGACCGCGGGAGCAGGGTGCCCTCGAGCACGGCGTCATACCCCCGGCGCGTCGTCACCTAGAGGTCGGTGATCATGAACGTGGACCGATACTCGCCCACGACGTCGGAACCTCCCCCGTGGCGCGACGGGCTCGCGCCTTGGACCGCGAGGGGGAGGGACGAAACTCGGTTGAGCGATTCGTCTTCCGCCCCCGGCCGCGCTGGGGTACGCACGCGAGGGTGATCCGTGCCTGGCATCCGCTCAGCCGCCGTGCTGTTCGTCGCAGCCGCATGCACCGGATGCCTGCGCTGGGGGAGCCACGGAGCGGTCAGGCTGGCTGGACCCTATCACCCCGGCGGAGATCGCCGCGCTCGCATCGAAGATGCTCTTGCGAGCTTCTACACCAAGGGAGGACGCAAGGATGAGTTCATTGATATTCAAAGAAGATATCGGGCGGGACCGAATCGCGGACGTGATGCGAGCAATGGGGCTCGTGCCTCACCCCACGAACCCGGCCGAGGGCATGTTCTGGCAAATCTGGATGACTCCAGACAAGAAGAGCGCAGTCCATTACGTGGACGACTTGTTGACGAAGGTACGGTATTTTTCCGTCCGCGGAAAGAAGGCGGGCGCGCTGACCAAGAAGCTGAGACAGCAGCTGCCAATCTGGACCCGCGACGAGCTCCTGAAGCACGCACTGTTCACCTTGATGAAGGGCTCGGAGGAGGACATCGCGCGCATCGCCATGGAGGTCGCGGCGGAGATGGACGAGTACGATGCTGCGTCCGCGGGCGTCCTGGCGGCTTTTCTCAAGATGGACGAACGGAGTACTCGGCTGGCCGGCGCGCTTGCGTTTCGGAGCCGTCCATTTCCGTTGTTCCATAGTACCGCAGAGCAGCTCGCGGCCGACCCCGATCCGGAGATTGCAGTCATCGGAAAAGCGCTGCTCGCGCGGATCATTGAGCTCCACGGGCCCAGCGCCCCCCTGTAACCACGGCGCTGAACTTGGACGAATCGTGGCGCGCTATCTTTCACGAACCTCAACCGCCCTCGCAATCCGCCTCCCCGCCTCCTCCAAATCCTCCTTGAGATGATGCACATACCGCTGCGTCGTCGACAGGAGCTTATGCCCCGCCATCCGCTGCACCAACGCCGCGCAAGAGCCGCTCTGGCGAGCGGCCATGCCTGTTTCACGGCTGCAAACATTGATGACCTGCCGCTAATCGATCCGCTTTTCGCACTTCCACCGCCGCTCTCGGGGCTGATTTTGTTTCACGGTGAGCACAGCGACAAAAATGCGCCCGCCGAGCCTTGCGATGCCTCGGCTTGCGGCTTGATCGTCGAGCCGCTCCCCGAGCGGAGTTCGTGCACACGCTCAGCATGCCGCCATCGATCACCGTGATCCCGGCCGCCCGTGACGCGTCGCCGGCCCGCGCCGGTGCCGGCACCGGAGCCTGATACCTGTGCGTGTGCGCGCACTGCGCGGAGAACTCGTAGACGCCGCCGTCGTCAAGCAGCAGCGATCCTCCATTGCCAGGGCGACCTGGAATGGATGGATCAACAACAGCACGATGACGAGCCAGCGGCGCATGGTTACTCGGCGGGTGGATGAACGGCTATGATACGCGCGATCGGACCACCCCGGCAATCCGTGGAATGGCCGGCAGCGCCAGCAGCAGGGCCGCGGCCCCGGTGGCAAGCCAGCCGAACCAGTCGCCCGTGCGGGCGTAGAACGTGTCGAGGCGCGCCGCCGGAACAGCGGACAGCAGCGTCGCGCCCGGCAAGGGGGCCGAGCGGGTTTCCGCCACGACCCGGCCGTATGCATCGGTGACGGTCAGCAGCCCGTCGCGCGCGCTGCGCACCATCGCATAACCGCTTTCGACACCGCGCAGCGCGGACAGCCGCGCGGCATAGCGGGCATCCGCGTTGAAATCCCAGGCCGGCACCAGGATCGCCTGCGCCTGCCGCTGCCCGTAGGCGCGGCCCATCGCGGCGAAGTGCATATCCTTGCAGATCGCCAGCCCATAGGGCGTGCCGGCGATCTCGCGCACCGGGTACGCCGCACCGGGCAGATAATCCCGCTCCGGCGGCGCCAGGTGATGCTTCTGGTACGTGACAGCGAGCTGGCCGCCCGGCGAGAACAGCCAGGCGAGATTCAGCTTGCGCGCGCCCGCATCGAGGCCGACGCCGGCCACGAGCCACACCCCGGCCCGTGCCGCCAGCGCGGCCAGGCGCTCCGACAGCCGCGCGGCCGCCTCGGGCGCGACAATGGCGATCTTCTCCGGTAGCACCACGATGCGCGCCCCCTGTGCGGACAGCGCGACAACATGGCTTTCGTACTGCGCCCACACGCGCTCCGCGTGTGCCGCCGGTGTACGCGGTCCGATGAAGTCGTCGATCGCGGCAAGGCCCACGCGCTGCCCCGCGGGCACGTCGCCCGGCATGCGGAAATGGCCGAACGCGAAGATGGCCGCCACGAGCGCCAGCGCGCAGCCGGCCAGCGCGTACCATCCGCGCAGCGCGGCCAGCGCGAGCGCGGCGGGCACCAGCGCCACGGCGAACACGAGCCCGGCGACACCGGTCAGCGCCACGATCTGCACGGCCGGCGCGAAGTCCGCCTGCGAGTACGCGAGGCTGCCCCAGTTGCCGTCCGGGTGCGCGGCCGCGAGCAGCGTATCCACGGCGCACCATAGCAGCGGGTAGGCCAGCACGGACCAAGGCGCCGCCGTGTGCATGACGACACGGCGCGACAGGCCGGTCACGAGCACCCATGCCAGCGCCAGCAGCAGCGTGACCAGCACCGCGGCCGGCACCGGCATCAGTTGCATGAAATAAGCGAAGTTACCGCTGGCGGCGATGAGCCCGGCCAGCAGCGCCAGGGCCGCGGAGACGAGCGCGCCGTTGCGCCATGCGGCGAACAGCAGTGGCGCGGGCGCGATCCATGCGAGCCACCACACGGGTTCCAGGCCGAATGCCTGGCGCATCGCGAGGCCCCCGGCCAACGCGAGCAGGACATCCACGACGATACGGCGGTTCATCGCGGCACCACCGAAATCCAGATTTCCACGCCGCCTTCCCCGGTGCGCACGTCGAAGCGACCGTCATACCGTTCGAAGTCGGCGCCGCCTGCCGCCCGCAGGTTCGACGCGGGCAGCCAGCGGTCGTAGATTGCCCGCCATGCCATGCGGATCGCCGCGATGTGGCCGGGGTGGAAGAACACCGCGTAACGCTGCGCGGGGATGTGCAGCGGCACGAGGCCCGTGGGTACCATGCCGTCGATCTCGATGCCGCAGGTGTAGTCGAACGCCCCGTCAGCGGTATCGACGCACGCGCCATACTCGTATGGCCCGACCCGGCATGGCGGCGGTGGATGGCTGGCGAGCCGTTGCCACAGCGCGGGAATGCCGGCCGCGGTTTCATGCGTGTAGCGTGCGCTCAGCCCGGCGATCGTGAAGGCCCGCCGGTCGATCAGCCGCGGCGCCGCCAGCGGCAGGTCGCCGCCATGATCGAGCCGCAGCGCCGGCACCAGTTCCAGCCCGTC includes:
- a CDS encoding AraC family transcriptional regulator → MSLVAKALWYIENNYARPDLSLDDVASACEASRFHLTRAFGVTTGRTLMRYLRARRITQAALALAGGAPDILAVALDAGYGSHEAFTRAFREQFGLTPEALRARGHCDGLELVPALRLDHGGDLPLAAPRLIDRRAFTIAGLSARYTHETAAGIPALWQRLASHPPPPCRVGPYEYGACVDTADGAFDYTCGIEIDGMVPTGLVPLHIPAQRYAVFFHPGHIAAIRMAWRAIYDRWLPASNLRAAGGADFERYDGRFDVRTGEGGVEIWISVVPR
- a CDS encoding nitrilase-related carbon-nitrogen hydrolase codes for the protein MNRRIVVDVLLALAGGLAMRQAFGLEPVWWLAWIAPAPLLFAAWRNGALVSAALALLAGLIAASGNFAYFMQLMPVPAAVLVTLLLALAWVLVTGLSRRVVMHTAAPWSVLAYPLLWCAVDTLLAAAHPDGNWGSLAYSQADFAPAVQIVALTGVAGLVFAVALVPAALALAALRGWYALAGCALALVAAIFAFGHFRMPGDVPAGQRVGLAAIDDFIGPRTPAAHAERVWAQYESHVVALSAQGARIVVLPEKIAIVAPEAAARLSERLAALAARAGVWLVAGVGLDAGARKLNLAWLFSPGGQLAVTYQKHHLAPPERDYLPGAAYPVREIAGTPYGLAICKDMHFAAMGRAYGQRQAQAILVPAWDFNADARYAARLSALRGVESGYAMVRSARDGLLTVTDAYGRVVAETRSAPLPGATLLSAVPAARLDTFYARTGDWFGWLATGAAALLLALPAIPRIAGVVRSRVS